A genomic segment from Polyangium mundeleinium encodes:
- a CDS encoding MerR family transcriptional regulator: MDITYTAGDAVRVSGLRYKKLDEILRSGLLKPSAGGGQGRGSPRRFTARDLLALRLARQILKAGIRVQTMAGALRYVQRGHGFPELHELVNVAIWTDGQEVVLCDKTRKKSAPGSSERCVSHYVDLGPAAEHVRRGIERLASKQR; encoded by the coding sequence ATGGATATTACCTATACGGCAGGCGACGCGGTCCGGGTCTCCGGGTTGCGTTATAAGAAGCTGGACGAAATTCTCCGCAGCGGGCTCCTCAAGCCCAGCGCCGGAGGAGGTCAGGGGCGCGGCTCGCCGCGTCGGTTCACGGCCCGAGATCTGCTCGCGCTGCGGCTCGCGCGGCAGATCTTGAAGGCCGGCATCCGCGTGCAGACGATGGCCGGGGCCTTGCGCTACGTGCAGCGGGGCCACGGATTCCCCGAACTCCACGAGCTCGTGAACGTGGCCATCTGGACCGATGGGCAAGAAGTCGTCTTGTGCGACAAGACGAGGAAGAAGTCGGCCCCAGGCTCGAGCGAGCGCTGCGTGAGCCATTACGTGGACCTCGGTCCGGCCGCGGAGCACGTGCGGCGTGGGATCGAGCGGCTTGCATCGAAGCAGCGGTAG
- a CDS encoding DNA primase family protein, whose amino-acid sequence MNATPSGSTAGNENTSAPTAEMLPVIGSKAHGHAAGLSRAERALILKQCAEPWDGITNATLWGDGKFDTTEGKAAWGTWQNFAGMMSDNAERVVDKGEGLWFTPALSSNGGCRDADIVAITQLAHDCDGAGDWFVLREVLDAAGLAYIVQRSSSHKPEKPKWHLHIPLSEPWQGTKTEWRAIYRHCVGWFSAAAELAHDLQAQPIRYGFDHATDRLGQPWFPAARRTETDPAPATICVPGDALDLHAFLEATGFDPALAEQEALAATPARKQRSPKTGVYTPVVGDVGPAGGLLKRAFRHAGWLGPEMEEGKAKVQCPWEDQHTTGSRFDSSTILFSARPGDEVGWFHCKHSHCCDRQQQEVLDALPDEALEQARAELRAAKIWQHMIRTPEFNASLGSNNNNPARDVSANVEAQKFPLTDMGNAERLYALRGTDIGYCFASGTWMSWDDKRWATGNSGEVVEYAKMAVRSIYKEAGDCENFEERQSLVAHAKRSEKVERVMAIEKLARSMVPVLPEMLDTDPWLLNVDNGTLDLRTGQLRPHRREDRITKLTPITYDPAATCPLWEAFLACIFDKNKNLIDFVQRLFGYSLTGEVSEQALVFLYGTGANGKSTFLLILQALLGEYATQAAPELLLTKKGDAHPTEVADLFGRRVAVSTEVEAGRSWSEVQIKQLTGGDRIKARFMRKDFFEFQPTHKLFVAANHKPKVRGTDHGIWRRIRLVPFCVTIPEHARDKNLVKKLQAELPGILAWAVRGCLAWQKDGLGEPEEVKAATEAYREEMDTLGEFFADCCIVGPKVEAKAQDLYGAYTKWCETNGERPMGHRLFGMALRERGFKDRKSGVKLWVGVGLAGAPVSPMVMQGTKFGSREDRDDEGRRNGNDAFTTSHKGSSPDPGPNPPFRPIRAPDPAAPLPANDPVNHPTTGSPPPHPHPVQTAPGPVYARRHAHDERHAQQRQAEERTDEALEWHFRQMRAEGAFAR is encoded by the coding sequence GTGAACGCGACGCCGAGTGGATCAACCGCCGGCAACGAGAACACCTCCGCGCCCACCGCGGAGATGCTGCCGGTCATTGGTAGCAAGGCGCATGGGCATGCCGCCGGGCTCTCTCGGGCCGAGCGGGCTCTCATCCTCAAGCAGTGCGCCGAGCCGTGGGATGGGATCACGAATGCGACGCTCTGGGGCGATGGCAAGTTTGACACCACCGAAGGCAAAGCAGCATGGGGCACCTGGCAGAACTTCGCCGGGATGATGTCCGACAATGCCGAGCGGGTGGTCGACAAGGGCGAGGGGCTCTGGTTTACGCCGGCCCTCTCGTCCAACGGTGGCTGCCGTGACGCCGATATCGTGGCGATCACCCAGCTCGCGCACGACTGCGATGGCGCCGGAGACTGGTTTGTGCTGCGCGAGGTCCTGGATGCCGCCGGCCTCGCCTACATCGTGCAGCGCTCGTCCAGCCACAAGCCCGAGAAGCCGAAGTGGCACCTGCACATCCCGCTGTCCGAGCCGTGGCAGGGAACCAAGACCGAATGGAGGGCGATCTACCGTCACTGCGTGGGCTGGTTCTCCGCGGCGGCCGAGCTCGCCCATGATCTACAAGCCCAGCCCATCCGGTACGGCTTCGATCACGCGACCGATCGGCTGGGGCAGCCCTGGTTCCCCGCCGCGCGCAGGACCGAGACCGACCCGGCGCCGGCGACCATTTGCGTGCCCGGCGATGCCCTCGACCTGCACGCGTTCTTGGAGGCGACCGGCTTCGACCCGGCGCTCGCCGAACAAGAAGCCCTCGCTGCCACGCCTGCCAGGAAGCAGCGGTCCCCGAAAACGGGCGTGTATACCCCGGTGGTCGGCGACGTCGGGCCCGCGGGGGGGCTGCTCAAGCGCGCGTTCCGCCACGCGGGCTGGCTCGGTCCGGAGATGGAAGAAGGCAAGGCGAAGGTGCAGTGCCCGTGGGAGGATCAGCACACGACGGGCAGCCGGTTCGACTCATCGACCATCTTGTTCTCTGCGAGGCCAGGCGACGAAGTGGGCTGGTTCCACTGCAAGCACTCGCACTGCTGCGACCGTCAACAGCAAGAAGTGCTGGACGCTCTGCCTGACGAGGCTTTGGAGCAGGCGCGGGCCGAGCTTCGGGCGGCGAAGATCTGGCAGCACATGATCCGGACGCCGGAGTTCAATGCCTCGCTGGGTAGCAACAATAACAACCCCGCCCGAGATGTGTCCGCGAATGTTGAGGCTCAAAAGTTTCCGTTGACGGACATGGGCAACGCCGAGCGCTTGTACGCGCTGCGCGGCACGGACATCGGCTACTGCTTCGCGAGCGGCACATGGATGTCGTGGGATGACAAGCGGTGGGCGACGGGCAACTCCGGGGAGGTCGTCGAGTACGCGAAGATGGCGGTGCGCAGCATCTACAAGGAAGCCGGCGACTGCGAGAACTTCGAGGAGCGACAGTCGCTCGTTGCGCATGCCAAGCGGAGCGAGAAGGTGGAGCGGGTCATGGCGATCGAGAAGCTGGCCCGGTCCATGGTGCCCGTCTTGCCGGAGATGCTCGACACGGATCCGTGGCTGCTCAATGTCGACAATGGGACGCTCGATCTGCGGACGGGACAACTACGACCGCACCGGCGCGAGGATAGGATCACCAAGCTCACGCCGATCACGTACGACCCCGCGGCAACGTGCCCGCTGTGGGAGGCTTTCCTCGCCTGCATCTTCGACAAGAACAAGAACTTGATCGACTTCGTGCAGCGCCTCTTCGGCTACTCGCTCACCGGCGAGGTCTCCGAGCAGGCGCTCGTCTTCCTCTACGGCACGGGCGCGAACGGGAAGTCGACGTTCTTGCTCATCTTGCAGGCGCTGCTCGGGGAGTACGCTACGCAGGCCGCGCCGGAGCTCTTGCTGACGAAGAAGGGAGACGCTCATCCGACCGAGGTTGCAGACCTCTTCGGGCGCCGCGTCGCGGTGAGCACCGAGGTCGAGGCGGGGCGCAGTTGGTCGGAGGTGCAGATCAAGCAGCTCACGGGCGGCGATCGAATCAAGGCGCGGTTCATGCGCAAGGACTTCTTCGAGTTCCAGCCGACCCACAAGCTCTTCGTCGCCGCGAACCACAAGCCCAAGGTACGAGGGACGGATCATGGGATCTGGAGGCGCATCCGCCTCGTCCCCTTCTGCGTGACCATCCCCGAGCACGCGCGGGACAAGAACCTCGTCAAGAAGCTCCAGGCCGAGCTGCCAGGCATTCTGGCCTGGGCCGTGCGCGGATGCCTCGCGTGGCAGAAGGACGGCCTCGGGGAGCCAGAAGAGGTCAAGGCCGCGACCGAAGCGTACCGCGAGGAGATGGATACCCTGGGCGAGTTCTTCGCCGACTGCTGCATCGTCGGTCCCAAGGTCGAGGCGAAGGCGCAGGACCTTTACGGCGCGTACACGAAGTGGTGCGAGACCAACGGCGAGCGGCCGATGGGACATCGGTTGTTCGGGATGGCGCTGCGAGAGCGGGGGTTCAAGGACCGGAAGTCGGGCGTGAAGTTGTGGGTCGGTGTGGGCCTGGCAGGGGCCCCTGTGTCGCCGATGGTGATGCAGGGCACGAAATTTGGGTCCAGGGAGGATAGGGATGATGAGGGACGAAGAAACGGTAACGACGCTTTTACAACCTCTCATAAGGGCTCATCCCCCGATCCCGGTCCCAATCCTCCCTTTCGTCCCATCCGGGCTCCCGACCCAGCAGCGCCCCTCCCTGCGAACGACCCCGTGAACCATCCGACCACGGGCTCACCGCCACCTCACCCGCACCCGGTCCAGACTGCCCCAGGCCCCGTCTACGCCCGCCGCCACGCGCACGACGAGCGGCATGCCCAGCAGCGCCAAGCCGAAGAGCGCACGGACGAGGCGCTGGAGTGGCACTTCAGGCAGATGCGCGCGGAAGGCGCCTTCGCACGGTGA
- a CDS encoding Tc toxin subunit A-related protein gives MQQGHGGGEYILTGRVVDIQTGQGLPDVRVEAWDKGRLCNDLVACTFSDALGIFRIVLETRHLRELFLDRVPVLFFRVFEGVTCIASTERSVVWRVDRPESAVRIELNRSTSTRSFTPGPFIVRGRVVTAAGAPRAGLVVRAYNRNLREEQLLGEATTSDTGSYRIAYAADKLAQDFEYTGTLLDVALFDPGPGRGHRKSAADLVVRVYDAERAVTAEKKLCHAPPTATVNLVMGGEIYRGPSAYERLVLLLAPAIRSASLTDLTGEDIRHLACSLRLDLDDLDALVTATQLARALGIHPAALYGLFHEGLPRERHGLLMTRPSEQLRALLLALEHNLIPAMLREQVDAILAALHKAAVQLAFEPVETGISLGDLLAIVLPARDAQEALVSAYLQYEGPVDSFWQGLRELPLFKEEGLVDRVQLAVQLATLSRHHLPLVRALDEWRRSGKWSSLADLARLAVPDWLGFLEKGVDGAPIGAPPDLQGADDKEKIANYALLLTDTLANTLPTAALAGQLQGKADQDLALFFSKNPDFEIGKTQVRSYLQEKPGALDGLSSPKTATADLEALERLFKVTPSPTEMNLLFSAGIHSAQNIQKLGKPAFIKSYSQVLGGQSKAESLFQKAQQITSGALALFGKFASIARPPGLYVLPAPDLTSTGDAAALMDIFGPQNLACEHCASIYGPAAYLVDVLDFLGRYPATQNKPGDPTTARDVLLARRPDLSRIELSCENTLTEVPYVDLADEILEFRLAHAVDPSVVLDAHIKTVGTAEELALSPQPIHGTARFTAYKALAQGKFPPAPPFNVWAEETDILLAHFGTSRAELVDVFSQAPATPAPPAPGLLDAFSALLEETKADASAFFSAVAERAGLPAADLDVLVNKLGLVFPSSCENEAAVGRLWNAIQVVKGLGVSATRAISWATTTAPIESADPAVLTAPALADDVRLAVKAKYTEDAWPEIGRVLRNDLRELQRKALVAAALALGKYDSTNELFAELLVDVEMSPKPTTSRIQQAISSVQRFVQRCFMGLEPAVTSFDDEAAAQWSWTKNSRVWEANRKIFFHPENWIEPELRDDKTPFFKELESELLQGDITDARAEGAFRKYLQKLHDVAHLNVVAICNDRDAGVPGGPTTAPLHIIARTHTTPRVYFYRQRLHGRFWTSWEKLDLDIQSDCFLAVVHNRRVYFFWALLEEAEDTGTEASPAPKGGKPTGYKKPKEYDLDDGGKPQPDIDVDIDEPHKSPGPKAPTIKKKPMRLRVAWSERQNGRWSPRKVGPEEPLAIAMPDGDPVALSLWPSLEAGKLAISCAVKEAAPPDRSSRVYQLVLGCDGRLEVVKSSATWKTSAVLGTSLQGMEFVPSDDTVGLWLRGFALTDKDVQVLGKTPGPYAMVVPHRGTHLALALKWNLGFPPFFYKDQERTFFVQMTQRPEGDVGEQEVQQNPWIQCLPGMPTGPFNPQIDIAPVVSVELEPRQVRFEVFYHPHACALLEALERDGIDGLFGWPANGKSVQLRSESFFDAKYAPTPLVVATPYPADDIDFSFGGAYSQYNWEVFFHAPFLIACMLMKNHRHEEAQRWFHRIFDPTPGAGSGPERFWKVKPLREKADPKTLASELAALAAGDEEAIGELAAQIEAWREEPFNPHLIARMRSIAYQRAVVMKYIDNLIAWGDYLFSQDTREAINEATGLYILAADILGPKPDLNKQPEAAPKTYAELLASAPLADLENLVPELNGPGDVPLIDAAHFAIPPNDKLLGYWDLVADRLFKVRHGLNIEGQARPLPLFAPPIDPALLVKAAAMGVDWKDVSEVVPMPHYRFGVLHAKAMEFCGGVIALGAALLSALEKKDAEKLTLLRATHEAAVLTATREVKKRQIDEAKQTLAGLKKTREAAAIRYQHYKGLPFMNSYEEQAMVMSGAAAITQALVQVTHTESAGAYLLPTAITGGAGIASPAALVVYGGENAAKSGESFGNALGVVASLMRDGAAMSATMGYYTRRAEDWRLQEKIAAKEIEQLDKQILAAEIRLALVEKDLDNHDLIVENAKVVEATLRDKFTNEALYSWTINEISTVYFDAYKLALGMARRAAKAFKHELAQDSPDVSLTHWDNTRNGLLAGEKLLQQLRQMEAAYLDKNKREYELTKHISLAQLAPQKLLELKQKGVCEFDVPELEFDLDFPGHYLRRIKTVSLSVPCVTDAYGTLNATLTLVKSRVRKSADLTGGYAEKLGDGRFTTPYVAPISLAISGAQNDAGVFELSLRDERYLPFEGAGAIGTWKLELSTNNTDLDAVSDVVLHVRYTAIDGGDSLKTQAQKNTALLLSGLRLFSLKDEFPTEWHHFFTPDAGAVQTLVLPLEKSVFPRSRNGGTPQINAVRLFAAWKDAKAYFAGAPLTMSVAPPSAASVETTLGKGPGALDTLAVSPTLTPAAGTSWAAGSWTLSAAGPVGEGLDNIWVLCDFSRQGA, from the coding sequence ATGCAGCAGGGGCACGGGGGCGGCGAGTACATCCTCACGGGGCGAGTCGTCGACATCCAGACCGGGCAAGGACTGCCCGATGTGCGCGTCGAGGCGTGGGACAAGGGGCGGCTCTGCAACGACTTGGTCGCGTGCACCTTCTCCGACGCGCTCGGCATCTTCCGCATTGTTCTTGAGACCCGGCACCTGCGCGAGCTCTTCCTCGACCGCGTCCCGGTGTTGTTCTTCCGCGTCTTCGAGGGCGTCACTTGTATCGCCAGCACGGAGCGCTCGGTCGTCTGGCGGGTCGATCGCCCGGAGAGCGCGGTGCGCATCGAGCTCAACCGCTCGACGAGTACACGCAGCTTCACCCCGGGCCCCTTCATCGTGCGTGGTCGGGTGGTCACGGCCGCGGGGGCGCCACGCGCGGGCCTCGTCGTGCGCGCCTACAACCGGAACCTCCGCGAGGAGCAGCTCCTCGGTGAGGCCACGACCAGCGACACCGGCAGCTACCGTATTGCCTACGCGGCCGACAAGCTCGCCCAGGACTTCGAGTACACCGGCACGCTGCTCGACGTGGCGCTCTTCGATCCCGGCCCCGGACGCGGGCACCGGAAGTCGGCTGCTGATCTTGTCGTGCGCGTGTACGACGCGGAGCGCGCCGTCACGGCCGAGAAGAAGCTCTGCCACGCGCCACCCACGGCCACCGTGAACCTGGTGATGGGCGGCGAGATCTACCGCGGCCCCTCGGCCTACGAGCGCCTTGTTCTTCTTCTGGCCCCTGCCATCCGCAGCGCCTCTCTGACGGACCTCACCGGGGAGGACATTCGCCACCTCGCGTGCAGCCTGCGCCTCGATCTGGATGACCTCGACGCCCTCGTCACGGCCACGCAGCTCGCACGCGCCCTCGGGATTCACCCCGCGGCCCTCTACGGGTTGTTCCACGAAGGACTCCCCCGCGAGCGCCATGGCTTGCTCATGACGAGGCCATCCGAGCAGCTCCGGGCGCTTCTTCTCGCGCTCGAGCACAACCTGATTCCGGCGATGCTCCGGGAGCAGGTCGACGCCATCCTCGCAGCGCTCCACAAGGCCGCCGTGCAGCTCGCCTTCGAGCCGGTGGAGACCGGGATCTCTCTGGGCGATCTCCTCGCCATCGTTCTTCCCGCCCGGGATGCGCAGGAAGCGCTGGTCTCGGCCTACCTCCAGTACGAAGGGCCGGTCGACAGCTTCTGGCAGGGACTTCGCGAGCTCCCGTTGTTCAAAGAAGAAGGGCTCGTCGACCGCGTGCAGCTCGCCGTGCAGCTCGCCACGCTCAGTCGCCACCATCTGCCCCTTGTTCGTGCCCTCGACGAATGGCGTCGCAGCGGAAAGTGGTCGTCGCTCGCTGACCTCGCGAGACTTGCCGTCCCCGATTGGCTCGGTTTCCTCGAGAAGGGCGTCGACGGCGCACCCATCGGCGCCCCGCCTGACTTGCAGGGCGCCGACGACAAGGAGAAGATCGCGAACTACGCGCTGCTCTTGACCGACACGCTGGCGAACACCCTCCCCACGGCCGCGCTCGCGGGGCAGCTCCAGGGCAAGGCGGATCAAGACCTCGCACTGTTCTTCTCGAAGAACCCGGACTTCGAGATCGGCAAGACCCAGGTGCGCTCCTACTTGCAGGAGAAGCCGGGTGCCCTCGACGGCCTGTCCTCCCCGAAGACCGCGACGGCAGACCTCGAGGCCCTCGAGCGCCTCTTCAAGGTGACGCCCAGCCCCACCGAGATGAACCTGCTCTTCTCCGCGGGCATCCACTCCGCGCAGAACATCCAGAAGCTCGGCAAGCCGGCGTTCATCAAGTCGTACAGCCAGGTGCTCGGGGGCCAGTCCAAGGCCGAGAGCCTCTTTCAGAAGGCTCAGCAGATCACGAGCGGCGCCCTCGCGCTCTTCGGGAAGTTTGCCTCCATCGCTCGGCCGCCTGGGCTCTATGTCCTCCCCGCTCCGGACCTCACAAGCACGGGTGACGCCGCCGCGCTCATGGACATCTTCGGCCCGCAGAATCTCGCCTGCGAGCACTGCGCGTCGATCTACGGCCCGGCTGCCTACCTCGTCGACGTCCTCGACTTCCTCGGCCGCTACCCGGCAACCCAGAACAAGCCCGGTGATCCTACGACGGCCCGTGATGTTCTTCTCGCCCGGCGCCCGGACCTCTCACGCATCGAGCTCTCCTGCGAGAACACCCTGACGGAGGTGCCGTATGTGGACCTCGCCGACGAGATTCTCGAGTTCCGCCTCGCCCACGCGGTTGACCCGTCCGTCGTCCTCGACGCGCACATCAAGACCGTGGGCACCGCGGAGGAGCTCGCGCTCTCACCCCAGCCCATCCACGGCACGGCGCGCTTCACGGCCTACAAGGCGCTCGCGCAGGGGAAGTTCCCCCCGGCGCCGCCGTTCAACGTCTGGGCCGAGGAGACGGACATCCTGCTCGCGCACTTCGGCACCTCGCGCGCCGAGCTCGTGGACGTCTTCTCCCAGGCCCCGGCCACGCCCGCGCCGCCGGCCCCCGGCCTGCTCGATGCGTTCTCGGCGCTGCTCGAGGAGACCAAGGCGGACGCCTCCGCGTTCTTCTCGGCCGTCGCCGAGCGCGCTGGGCTGCCCGCTGCGGACCTGGATGTCCTCGTCAACAAGCTCGGCCTCGTCTTCCCCTCGAGCTGCGAGAACGAGGCTGCGGTCGGCCGTCTCTGGAACGCGATCCAAGTCGTGAAGGGACTCGGCGTGTCCGCGACGCGGGCCATCTCTTGGGCCACCACAACGGCTCCGATCGAGAGCGCCGACCCCGCCGTGCTCACCGCCCCGGCTCTTGCAGATGATGTCCGCCTGGCCGTGAAGGCGAAGTACACCGAAGACGCCTGGCCCGAGATCGGGCGCGTCCTTCGCAACGATCTGCGCGAACTACAACGCAAGGCGCTCGTCGCCGCCGCGCTCGCGCTGGGCAAGTACGACTCCACGAACGAACTCTTCGCCGAGTTGCTCGTCGACGTGGAGATGAGCCCGAAGCCGACGACGTCGCGCATCCAGCAGGCGATCAGCTCCGTGCAACGCTTCGTGCAGCGCTGCTTCATGGGCCTGGAGCCCGCGGTCACGTCCTTCGACGACGAGGCCGCCGCGCAATGGTCCTGGACGAAGAACTCCCGGGTCTGGGAGGCCAACCGAAAGATCTTCTTCCACCCGGAGAACTGGATCGAGCCCGAGCTGCGCGACGACAAGACGCCCTTTTTCAAGGAGCTCGAGAGCGAGCTACTCCAGGGGGACATCACCGACGCCCGCGCCGAGGGGGCATTCCGTAAGTACCTGCAGAAGCTTCACGATGTTGCCCATCTGAATGTCGTTGCAATCTGCAACGACCGGGACGCAGGCGTCCCTGGGGGACCCACGACTGCGCCCCTGCACATCATCGCCCGCACGCATACGACGCCCCGCGTCTACTTCTATCGCCAGCGCCTCCACGGTCGGTTCTGGACTTCGTGGGAGAAGCTCGACCTCGACATCCAGAGCGACTGTTTTCTCGCCGTCGTACACAACCGCCGGGTTTACTTCTTCTGGGCGCTGCTCGAGGAGGCCGAAGACACGGGGACTGAGGCTTCCCCCGCGCCGAAGGGCGGCAAGCCCACGGGCTACAAGAAGCCGAAGGAGTACGATCTCGACGATGGCGGCAAACCTCAGCCGGACATCGACGTCGACATCGATGAGCCGCACAAGTCGCCGGGACCGAAGGCTCCGACGATCAAGAAGAAGCCAATGCGGCTGCGCGTCGCGTGGAGCGAACGGCAGAACGGACGTTGGTCGCCGCGCAAGGTGGGCCCCGAGGAGCCGCTCGCCATCGCAATGCCCGACGGGGATCCCGTCGCGCTTTCGCTCTGGCCCTCCTTGGAGGCGGGCAAGCTAGCGATCTCCTGCGCGGTCAAGGAGGCGGCGCCTCCCGACCGCTCAAGCCGCGTCTACCAGCTCGTGCTCGGGTGCGACGGACGGCTCGAGGTCGTGAAGTCATCCGCCACTTGGAAGACTTCGGCTGTCCTCGGAACGTCCCTTCAAGGAATGGAGTTCGTCCCAAGTGACGACACCGTGGGGCTCTGGCTCCGGGGCTTCGCGCTGACGGACAAGGATGTACAGGTTTTGGGAAAGACACCGGGGCCATATGCGATGGTCGTCCCTCACCGGGGAACCCATCTGGCCTTGGCGCTGAAGTGGAACCTTGGCTTTCCGCCATTCTTCTACAAGGACCAGGAGAGAACGTTCTTCGTTCAGATGACGCAGCGTCCTGAAGGCGACGTCGGCGAACAAGAGGTGCAGCAGAACCCGTGGATCCAGTGCCTGCCCGGCATGCCTACGGGACCGTTCAATCCGCAGATCGACATCGCCCCGGTCGTCTCGGTTGAGCTCGAGCCGCGGCAGGTGCGGTTCGAGGTGTTCTATCACCCGCACGCCTGCGCCTTGCTGGAGGCGCTCGAGCGCGACGGGATCGATGGTCTCTTCGGGTGGCCCGCGAACGGCAAGAGCGTCCAGCTTCGCAGCGAGAGCTTCTTCGACGCAAAGTATGCACCTACGCCTCTCGTCGTGGCCACGCCATATCCCGCCGACGATATCGACTTCTCGTTCGGCGGAGCCTACAGCCAGTACAACTGGGAGGTCTTCTTCCACGCGCCCTTCTTGATCGCCTGCATGCTCATGAAGAACCACAGGCACGAGGAGGCCCAGCGCTGGTTCCACCGCATCTTCGATCCCACCCCCGGAGCCGGAAGCGGGCCCGAGCGGTTCTGGAAGGTGAAGCCGCTCCGGGAGAAGGCCGACCCGAAAACGCTCGCATCCGAGCTCGCGGCGCTCGCGGCAGGGGATGAAGAAGCGATTGGTGAGCTCGCTGCGCAGATCGAGGCGTGGCGCGAGGAGCCGTTCAACCCGCACCTCATCGCGCGGATGCGATCGATCGCGTACCAGCGGGCCGTCGTGATGAAGTACATCGACAACCTGATCGCCTGGGGCGACTACTTGTTCTCCCAGGACACGCGCGAGGCCATCAACGAGGCGACGGGGCTCTACATCCTCGCCGCGGACATCCTCGGCCCGAAGCCCGATCTGAACAAGCAGCCCGAGGCTGCTCCGAAGACATACGCAGAGCTTCTTGCCTCCGCCCCGCTCGCCGACCTCGAGAACCTCGTACCCGAGCTCAACGGCCCCGGGGATGTTCCGCTCATCGACGCGGCCCACTTCGCGATCCCGCCGAACGACAAACTCCTCGGGTACTGGGATCTCGTCGCGGACCGGCTCTTCAAGGTCAGGCATGGGCTCAACATCGAGGGCCAGGCACGCCCGCTCCCGCTCTTTGCGCCGCCGATCGATCCGGCGCTGCTCGTGAAGGCCGCGGCGATGGGCGTTGATTGGAAGGACGTCAGCGAGGTCGTGCCGATGCCCCACTACCGCTTCGGGGTTCTGCACGCCAAGGCGATGGAGTTCTGCGGCGGCGTGATCGCCCTGGGCGCGGCCCTGCTCTCCGCGCTCGAGAAGAAGGACGCGGAAAAGCTGACCCTGCTGCGTGCGACGCACGAGGCGGCAGTACTCACGGCAACCCGCGAGGTGAAGAAGCGGCAGATTGACGAGGCGAAGCAGACGCTCGCGGGCCTGAAGAAGACTCGGGAGGCCGCCGCGATCCGATACCAGCACTACAAGGGCCTGCCGTTCATGAACTCCTACGAGGAGCAAGCGATGGTGATGTCAGGCGCCGCCGCCATCACCCAGGCCCTCGTCCAGGTCACGCACACCGAGTCAGCGGGGGCCTACCTTCTTCCCACGGCAATCACGGGCGGCGCTGGCATCGCCAGCCCCGCTGCATTGGTCGTGTACGGGGGCGAGAACGCGGCGAAGTCCGGTGAGTCGTTTGGCAACGCCCTCGGCGTGGTGGCGTCGTTGATGCGCGACGGTGCAGCGATGAGCGCGACGATGGGCTACTACACCCGCCGCGCCGAGGACTGGAGGCTCCAGGAGAAGATCGCTGCCAAGGAGATCGAGCAGCTCGACAAGCAGATCTTGGCTGCCGAGATCAGGCTCGCGCTCGTGGAGAAGGACCTCGACAACCACGACCTCATCGTGGAGAACGCCAAGGTCGTCGAGGCCACGCTGCGCGACAAGTTCACCAACGAGGCGCTCTATTCCTGGACGATCAACGAGATTTCGACGGTATACTTCGACGCGTACAAGCTCGCGCTCGGCATGGCCAGGCGGGCCGCGAAGGCGTTCAAGCACGAACTCGCGCAGGATTCCCCGGACGTCTCTCTCACGCACTGGGACAATACGAGAAACGGCCTGCTCGCAGGGGAGAAGCTGTTGCAGCAGCTCCGGCAGATGGAGGCCGCGTACCTCGACAAGAACAAGCGCGAGTACGAGCTCACGAAGCACATCTCCCTCGCGCAGCTCGCCCCGCAGAAGCTCCTCGAGCTGAAGCAGAAGGGCGTCTGCGAGTTCGACGTGCCCGAGCTCGAGTTCGACCTCGACTTCCCGGGGCACTACCTGCGCCGGATCAAGACCGTCAGCCTCTCCGTCCCCTGCGTGACGGATGCCTACGGCACGCTCAATGCCACGCTCACGCTCGTGAAGAGCCGCGTCCGGAAGAGCGCCGATCTCACCGGGGGCTACGCCGAGAAGTTGGGCGACGGCCGATTCACCACGCCGTACGTCGCCCCGATCTCGCTCGCCATCAGCGGCGCGCAGAACGACGCGGGCGTCTTCGAGCTGTCTCTGCGCGACGAGCGGTACTTGCCCTTCGAGGGCGCGGGTGCCATCGGCACGTGGAAACTGGAGCTCTCGACGAACAACACCGACCTCGACGCCGTGAGCGACGTTGTTCTCCACGTCCGCTACACGGCAATCGACGGCGGAGACTCATTGAAAACCCAAGCGCAGAAGAACACCGCGCTGCTCCTCTCGGGCCTGCGCTTGTTCTCGTTGAAGGACGAGTTCCCGACGGAGTGGCATCACTTCTTCACGCCCGACGCCGGGGCAGTGCAGACGCTTGTACTGCCGCTCGAGAAGAGCGTGTTCCCGAGGTCTCGCAATGGCGGCACCCCGCAGATCAACGCCGTGCGGCTGTTCGCCGCCTGGAAAGACGCCAAGGCCTACTTCGCTGGTGCGCCTCTCACGATGAGCGTCGCGCCGCCGTCGGCTGCATCCGTGGAGACCACGCTCGGGAAGGGCCCCGGCGCGCTCGACACCCTCGCCGTGAGCCCGACGCTGACGCCGGCCGCCGGAACATCCTGGGCTGCCGGTTCGTGGACACTCTCGGCTGCAGGCCCCGTGGGCGAGGGCCTCGACAACATCTGGGTCCTCTGCGACTTCTCCCGGCAGGGGGCCTGA